The following are from one region of the Rhipicephalus microplus isolate Deutch F79 chromosome 1, USDA_Rmic, whole genome shotgun sequence genome:
- the LOC119184814 gene encoding putative palmitoyltransferase ZDHHC24 isoform X1, protein MAARKSIIPGGFRDRVLFLLMMCGIPVIVFFNFCFVAPRYHDTFNKFMWMHTASAAFITFNIYANLFKLLQTDTSAHHVADDVLLPGWRYCPVCAMNVPPRSHHCSVCKECILKHDHHCMFTGRCIGYYNQRYFVVALFYMTAGLLYSLWYKCPYVLEMLGGLNLVTLLHMVAPHFGLLLGLVDGWLFVCTLLNLVELVVFFLCAYLLAVELICMARNQTTYEKSHGIRTYGRGLRRNLKEALGASWFLVWLSPWVRSPVPGDFDGHAVCVEKKDL, encoded by the exons ATGGCCGCGCGTAAAAGTATCATACCTGGAGGCTTCCGTGACCGTGTGTTGTTTCTGCTCATGATGTGCGGCATTCCCGTCATCGTGTTTTTCAACTTTTGCTTCGTCGCACCCAG GTACCACGACACGTTCAACAAGTTTATGTGGATGCACACTGCTTCGGCTGCATTTATCACGTTCAACATATACGCCAACCTGTTCAAGCTCCTGCAGACTGACACCAGTGCGCACCACGTAGCGGACGACGTACTGTTGCCTGGCTGGCGTTACTGTCCGGTGTGCGCGATGAATGTGCCGCCCCGCTCGCATCACTGCAGCGTGTGCAAAGAGTGCATACTCAAACACGACCACCACTGCATGTTCACTGGCCGCTGCATTGGCTACTACAACCAGCGATACTTCGTGGTCGCTCTCTTCTACATGACGGCTG GCCTCTTGTACAGCCTCTGGTACAAGTGTCCCTATGTGCTTGAAATGCTTGGCGGCCTCAACCTGGTGACTTTGTTACACATGGTGGCACCCCATTTCGGCCTTCTGCTTGGTCTTGTCGATGGTTGGCTGTTCGTGTGCACTCTGCTGAACCTTGTGGAGTTGGTGGTGTTCTTCTTGTGTGCTTACCTGCTGGCAGTGGAGCTCATCTGTATGGCCAGAAACCAAACCACCTATGAAAAGAGCCACGGCATACGCACCTACGGTCGAGGCCTTAGAAGAAACCTTAAAGAGGCGCTGGGTGCCTCATGGTTCCTTGTCTGGCTGTCGCCCTGGGTCCGTTCCCCAGTTCCTGGAGACTTTGATGGTCATGCGGTGTGTGTGGAAAAAAAAGATCTGTGA
- the LOC119184814 gene encoding putative palmitoyltransferase ZDHHC24 isoform X2, with amino-acid sequence MWMHTASAAFITFNIYANLFKLLQTDTSAHHVADDVLLPGWRYCPVCAMNVPPRSHHCSVCKECILKHDHHCMFTGRCIGYYNQRYFVVALFYMTAGLLYSLWYKCPYVLEMLGGLNLVTLLHMVAPHFGLLLGLVDGWLFVCTLLNLVELVVFFLCAYLLAVELICMARNQTTYEKSHGIRTYGRGLRRNLKEALGASWFLVWLSPWVRSPVPGDFDGHAVCVEKKDL; translated from the exons ATGTGGATGCACACTGCTTCGGCTGCATTTATCACGTTCAACATATACGCCAACCTGTTCAAGCTCCTGCAGACTGACACCAGTGCGCACCACGTAGCGGACGACGTACTGTTGCCTGGCTGGCGTTACTGTCCGGTGTGCGCGATGAATGTGCCGCCCCGCTCGCATCACTGCAGCGTGTGCAAAGAGTGCATACTCAAACACGACCACCACTGCATGTTCACTGGCCGCTGCATTGGCTACTACAACCAGCGATACTTCGTGGTCGCTCTCTTCTACATGACGGCTG GCCTCTTGTACAGCCTCTGGTACAAGTGTCCCTATGTGCTTGAAATGCTTGGCGGCCTCAACCTGGTGACTTTGTTACACATGGTGGCACCCCATTTCGGCCTTCTGCTTGGTCTTGTCGATGGTTGGCTGTTCGTGTGCACTCTGCTGAACCTTGTGGAGTTGGTGGTGTTCTTCTTGTGTGCTTACCTGCTGGCAGTGGAGCTCATCTGTATGGCCAGAAACCAAACCACCTATGAAAAGAGCCACGGCATACGCACCTACGGTCGAGGCCTTAGAAGAAACCTTAAAGAGGCGCTGGGTGCCTCATGGTTCCTTGTCTGGCTGTCGCCCTGGGTCCGTTCCCCAGTTCCTGGAGACTTTGATGGTCATGCGGTGTGTGTGGAAAAAAAAGATCTGTGA